The following are encoded together in the Triticum dicoccoides isolate Atlit2015 ecotype Zavitan chromosome 6B, WEW_v2.0, whole genome shotgun sequence genome:
- the LOC119322458 gene encoding U-box domain-containing protein 4-like, which produces MDSPASASSPVEFLLRRPTPRRRRLPLAGAFFAPTALAGASLLRALALLAARLLAAPRTPSQPRNFAALARRLALLSALLDSLLLDAPDRFSDAANLCFRELYVVLFRADLLVSYVASAGRAWALLRGAHLAASFRDLDAELAVVLDVIPAASIRLSHDAAGHLDLLRSQCRRRAPAQYHDPDEAALRDRLLAAVQQFELGQPPDTSPLKPLLSDIGISDSASCQAEIGYLEEQILSQEEDTDLLLVGGVLALLRYSLFSQFDPGNAKLARYWPSAGNLQRLPSWGGGCDDTSFSVPKEFSCPISLDLMRDPVVASTGQTYDRPSIIQWIGEGHSTCPNSGQALADNRLVPNRALRSLISQWCGMYCFQYDSPESNEGMAECVAAACSSKAAIEANKATARILVRMLVESSDSSKAVAAKEIRLLAKAGKQNRAFIAELGAIPLLCRLLLSSDQIAQENAVTALLNLSIYEPNKTRIMEQEGCLWLIVSVLQNGWTTEARENAAATLFSLSVVHDYKKMIMNEPGALEKLACMLKKGSPRGRKDAVMALFNLSTHAESSARMLESSAVVALIESLRNDTVSEEAAGALALLMKQPSVVHLVGSSETVISSLVGLMRRGTPKGKENAVSALYEICRRGGSTLVRRVAKIPGLNTVIQNIMLTGTKRAKKKASLIVKMCQRSQMPSAMSLGTSLRVVDHSLVGNSSLRRAASFGSGELSNPVSISVHVP; this is translated from the coding sequence ATGGACTCGCCGGCGTCGGCCTCCTCGCCGGTGGAGTTCCTGCTCCGGCGCCCCACGCCGAGGCGGAGGAGGCTGCCGCTGGCTGGCGCCTTCTTCGCGCCCACCGCCCTCGCCGGCGCCTCGCTGCTCCGCGCGCTCGCCTTGCTCGCCGCCCGGCTGCTCGCCGCGCCGCGCACGCCGTCGCAGCCGCGGAACTTCGCCGCGCTCGCGCGCCGCCTCGCGCTGCTCAGCGCACTCCTCGACTCGCTCCTCCTCGACGCGCCGGACCGCTTCTCCGACGCCGCCAACCTCTGCTTCCGCGAGCTCTACGTCGTGCTCTTCCGCGCTGACCTGCTCGTCTCCTACGTCGCCTCCGCCGGCCGCGCGTGGGCGCTGCTCCGGGGCGCGCACCTCGCCGCCTCCTTCCGCGACCTcgacgccgagctcgccgtcgtcctcGACGTCATCCCCGCCGCCTCCATCCGCCTCTCGCACGACGCGGCTGGCCACCTCGACCTCCTCCGCTCCCAGTGCCGCCGCCGAGCGCCCGCCCAGTACCACGACCCGGACGAGGCTGCGCTACGcgaccgcctcctcgccgccgtccaaCAGTTCGAGCTCGGCCAGCCGCCTGATACCTCTCCGCTCAAACCGCTCCTCTCCGACATCGGCATCTCTGACTCCGCATCTTGCCAAGCTGAAATCGGCTACCTTGAGGAACAAATCTTGAGTCAAGAAGAGGATACCGACCTCCTGCTCGTCGGTGGTGTTCTCGCCTTGCTCCGCTACAGCCTCTTCTCGCAGTTCGACCCTGGCAACGCAAAGTTGGCCCGGTATTGGCCGTCGGCGGGAAACTTGCAGCGGCTTCCATCGTGGGGCGGCGGCTGCGACGACACCTCCTTCTCGGTGCCCAAGGAGTTCTCCTGCCCGATTTCTTTGGATTTGATGCGCGACCCTGTGGTGGCGTCCACCGGCCAGACGTATGACCGGCCATCAATCATACAGTGGATCGGGGAGGGCCATTCCACCTGCCCAAATTCAGGGCAGGCGCTGGCAGACAATCGCCTTGTGCCGAATCGTGCACTCCGCAGTTTGATATCACAGTGGTGTGGGATGTATTGTTTCCAGTATGATTCCCCAGAGAGCAACGAGGGGATGGCCGAATGCGTCGCCGCCGCGTGCAGCAGCAAGGCGGCAATCGAGGCGAATAAGGCCACAGCCAGGATTCTGGTCAGGATGCTGGTGGAGAGTTCAGATAGCTCAAAGGCAGTCGCTGCCAAGGAAATTAGGTTGCTGGCCAAGGCTGGGAAGCAGAACAGAGCGTTCATCGCCGAGCTCGGTGCAATCCCGTTGCTCTGCAGGCTGCTCCTGTCATCAGATCAGATAGCGCAAGAGAACGCAGTGACGGCGCTGCTCAATCTCTCCATTTACGAGCCGAACAAAACGCGGATTATGGAACAGGAGGGTTGCTTGTGGCTTATCGTCAGCGTGTTGCAGAATGGCTGGACTACAGAGGCCAGAGAGAATGCAGCAGCAACTCTGTTTAGTCTCTCCGTGGTCCATGATTACAAGAAGATGATCATGAATGAGCCAGGGGCTCTGGAGAAGCTGGCTTGTATGCTGAAAAAAGGGTCGCCAAGGGGGAGGAAAGATGCAGTGATggcacttttcaacctctcaactcATGCAGAAAGCTCAGCTCGGATGCTTGAGTCAAGTGCAGTTGTAGCTTTAATCGAGTCACTGAGGAACGACACCGTGTCGGAGGAAGCTGCCGGTGCTCTGGCTCTGCTCATGAAGCAGCCTTCTGTTGTGCATCTTGTTGGGAGCTCTGAAACTGTGATCAGTAGCCTCGTTGGATTAATGAGACGGGGAACTCCAAAGGGCAAGGAGAATGCAGTGTCCGCTCTATACGAGATATGTCGCCGTGGTGGCTCAACATTGGTTCGGAGAGTAGCAAAGATTCCGGGGTTGAATACGGTAATACAGAACATCATGCTCACTGGAACAAAGCGCGCCAAGAAGAAAGCAAGCTTGATCGTCAAGATGTGCCAAAGAAGCCAAATGCCGTCAGCAATGTCGCTAGGGACTAGCTTGAGGGTGGTTGATCATTCTTTGGTAGGTAACAGCTCGTTGAGGCGTGCTGCGAGCTTTGGCAGTGGAGAGTTGTCGAATCCCGTTTCGATATCAGTGCACGTGCCCTAG
- the LOC119322459 gene encoding uncharacterized protein LOC119322459 encodes MSLARIWGMYEDENKLRLKDNVVHAQENVRVVREKENMERDLRFFKVGFAQMVAEKEQALAQLGNTQLALTDMKEDLDKKKISDKSFTTIHQVVRAKAEKERDLMKQERDNIMKERDNLVQERDNLVLERNVLKQEKKKLEYMIGDLFKHKEDTKGKIRKLKEMLEEFE; translated from the coding sequence ATGAGCCTAGCTAGGATCTGGGGCATGTATGAAGATGAGAACAAGCTGAGGCTCAAGGACAATGTGGTTCATGCTCAAGAGAATGTTAGGGTTGTGAGAGAGAAGGAAAATATGGAAAGAGACTTGAGGTTTTTTAAGGTTGGTTTTGCTCAAATGGTGGCTGAGAAGGAGCAAGCTCTGGCCCAGCTAGGCAACACACAACTTGCTCTGACTGACATGAAGGAAGATCTTGATAAGAAGAAGATTTCTGATAAATCATTCACAACCATTCATCAAGTTGTCAGGGCCAAGGCAGAGAAAGAGAGGGACCTAATGAAGCAGGAGAGGGACAACATCATGAAAGAGAGGGACAATCTGGTGCAAGAGAGGGACAACCTGGTGCTGGAGAGGAATGTGCTGAAGCAAGAGAAGAAGAAGTTAGAGTACATGATTGGTGATCTTTTCAAACATAAGGAAGACACCAAGGGCAAGATAAGGAAGCTGAAAGAGATGCTTGAAGAATTTGAATGA